A genomic window from Purpureocillium takamizusanense chromosome 2, complete sequence includes:
- a CDS encoding uncharacterized protein (EggNog:ENOG503PBXW~TransMembrane:2 (i29-49o61-79i)~COG:Q) has protein sequence MSKIDFSNAGHASGVLSATLQLGNVKSTLALVASLFMAYCAAQTIYRIWFHPLSKFPGPPLLAAVYIPYVYLNHVRGVWVRRLPGLHRKYGPAVRVGPNHIAFDGSIGWQEVYGHRKNGQKEFSKQPVAFPGDEKNLLHAPLDVHRRQRRQLSYAFSDSSLIRQESTICKYIDMLMERLWERAKQDQVVDIVEWLNFTTFDIIGDLTFSDSFHSLENNGYHPWVRSIFKAVRGIALRRGYNLYPMIRSIVDVLNLNSISKATLQIRGYAKEKTKVRIGLGEEPVEGHKDFITYMMRKTPKEGTGMSAEEIIATTPTLVLAGSETTATALSGFTFLMSKNPRVYAIVANEIRSTYSAESDITIRNTAAIEYLQAVIDETLRVYPPAAETPPRVCPGAMVDGKYIPAGARVSVSQWATFHNPDNFVEPEAFLPERWLTKSHPRYEERFQADNKAVFKPFSYGSRDCIGKNLAQVEMRYIIARLLYRFDFELASPQENWLASQRVFVLWDKGPLYLRLRPRKMHV, from the exons ATGTCTAAGATCGACTTCTCCAATGCTGGCCATGCCTCTGGCGTGCTCTCTGCCACGCTTCAACTTGGCAACGTGAAGAGTacgctcgccctcgtcgcctccttg TTTATGGCGTATTGCGCGGCCCAGACTATTTACAGGATCTGGTTTCATCCGTTATCCAAGTTCCCGGGTCCaccgctcctcgccgccgtctacATCCCCTACGTCTACCTCAACCACGTCCGCGGAGTATGGGTCAGAAGGCTGCCGGGCCTGCACCGCAAGTACGGCCCCGCAGTTCGTGTCGGGCCAAACCACATCGCCTTCGACGGCTCCATCGGCTGGCAAGAAGTGTACGGTCACCGCAAGAACGGCCAGAAGGAGTTCTCGAAACAACCCGTCGCCTTCCCAGGTGATGAGAAGAACCTCCTTCACGCTCCACTCGATGTgcatcgacggcagcgacggcagctaAGTTATGCTTTCAGTGATTCGTCCCTTATTCGGCAAGAATCCACCATCTGCAAATATATAGACATGTTGATGGAAAGGCTCTGGGAGCGAGCCAAGCAGGATCAGGTTGTCGACATCGTCGAATGGCTGAACTTTACCACCTTTGACATTATCGGTGACCTCACCTTTTCTGACTCATTCCATAGCTTGGAGAACAACGGTTACCACCCGTGGGTGCGCTCCATCTTCAAGGCCGTCCGCGGTATCGCTTTGCGTCGTGGCTATAACCTCTACCCCATGATCCGCAGCATTGTCGATGTTCTCAACCTTAATTCAATATCAAAAGCCACCCTCCAGATCCGTGGCTACGCCAAGGAAAAAACTAAGGTACGCATAGGCTTAGGAGAGGAACCCGTCGAGGGCCACAAGGACTTCATCACGTACATGATGCGAAAGACGCCCAAGGAAGGCACCGGCATGAGTGCGGAGGAGATTATAGCGACGACACCAACTCTTGTACTGGCTGGCAGCGAGACGACTGCTACTGCGCTTTCTGGCTTTACCTTTCTTATGAGCAAGAACCCGCGCGTCTACGCTATAGTCGCCAACGAAATCCGGTCCACTTATAGCGCCGAGTCGGACATAACCATACGCAACACCGCAGCCATCGAGTATCTACAAGCAGTCATTgacgagacgctgcgcgTATACCCTCCGGCGGCCGAGACACCGCCTCGGGTGTGTCCCGGTGCCATGGTCGACGGAAAGTACATTCCTGCAGGG GCCCGCGTCTCTGTGAGCCAGTGGGCTACGTTCCACAACCCCGACAACTtcgtcgagcccgaggccTTTCTGCCGGAGCGTTGGCTCACCAAGTCGCATCCGAGGTACGAGGAGCGCTTCCAGGCGGACAACAAGGCCGTCTTCAAGCCCTTTAGCTACGGCAGCCGGGACTGTATCGGCAAAAACCTAGCGCAGGTTGAGATGCGGTACATCATCGCCCGACTCCTATATCGCTTCGACTTCGAGCTGGCGTCCCCGCAGGAGAACTGGCTGGCTTCGCAGCGAGTGTTCGTCTTGTGGGATAAGGGCCCTTTGTATCTGCGCCTTCGTCCGCGTAAGATGCATGTATAG